The sequence below is a genomic window from Mycobacterium spongiae.
AGCCCGTGTACGCGTCGCCGGGGTCCAGTGACGCCGCATCATCGTATCCGCGGCTGATCCGCGTGGCGATGATGTACAACGACAAGATCGGCTACGGTCCCACCGTCCGCGACGCGCTGACCGAGTTGTTCGGGCCCGGTGCCGGTGCGACGGCTACCGGGATCGCGCCCGCCGAGGGCGCTGCCTCGCCGAAGCCGCCAGCGAGTCCGCCCCCGCCGCCGGCGGGTGCGCCGGCTACCCAGTCGCCGCCGACGGCGGTGCCTCCGGCTCCTGACGGGTCGGCGACTTCGGCCACTTTGTCTCCCGCCAAAGCCGCTGCGCTACAGGAGATTCAGGCTGCGATCAGCGCGGCGCGGGCCGCGCAGAAGAAGGGCGATTTTGCTGCCTACGGGTCGGCTCTGCAGCAACTCGACGACGCCATCACCAAGTTCAACGACTCGAACTAGGGGTGCGTGCGGCAGCGCGGTAGTCGGCCGGCGTAGCTATCGTTGCTGCATCCGGCGGGCGACCTCGCCATAGCGCTCGAAGCGCTCGCCGTCGCCGAGGGCGTTGTACAGCACCAGGCGCGTCGCGATTTGGCCGTACTTGGCGGACAGCGCGTCCGCCAACCCGTCCCAGGTCGACTCCGTGGCAAAGGCGGCGATGTGCTCGTCGGTGATCTGGGCCGCCATGCCGGCGAAGTCACCGGCCTTCTGCCGCTCCCGAATACGCGCGGTTGTCCCCTCAAACCCGGCCTCATCCCAGATGAACGCATAGTTGGGCGTGCTTCCGTAGAAGGCCAAACTCGCTCGGACAACCTCGCGTTCGCGATCGCGCTCCTCGTCGCTGTCGCCCGTGATGGTCATCGCCGGCACGATGACGGCGACGTCTGCCGGTGAACGGCCCGCTTTCGCCGCGCCTGCGGCGACGTTGGGTACGACGTGGCGGGTGAGATAGCCGGGCTCGCCGATGGGATGGACGTGCACTCCGTCGGCCACTTCGCCGGCCATCCGCAGCATCCAGGGGTTCACCGCGGCAATATCGACCTTGGGATCGGGTGTGGCAATGGGTCCGGGGCTCCACTGTGGAGTCATGAAGTCGAGGTCATAGAACTCACCATGGTGGTCGAGCGCCCCCGTTCGGAAAGCGCTGAAGCACGCCTTCACGGCGAGCACGTAGTCGCGCAGCCGCGGACCGGGGCGGTCGAAGGCCACACCGTATCGGCGCACCACGTGGGTGCGTACCTGGGTGCCGAGGCCGAGCCGAAACCTCCCGCCGGTCGCTTCCTGGAGCTCCCACGCGGTAGCCGCCGTCACGAAGGGACTGCGTGGGAATGCCACGGCGACCCCGGTGGACAGATCGAGGTTCGGCGCGGCTTGCGATGCTACGGCGGCATTCAGATATGCCGTACGCCCGGCTTCGGTGAACAGCAGGCCCGAGAACCCCGCGGTCTGGGTGCGCCTGGCCAGGTCACCCATCTGACCTAGCGGTTGCGGAATGATCATGACGTCGCTGTCCACGGCGGCCAGTATGCCGGAAGTCAGCCTCAGGGACGCCGCTGATCTGGCTTGTTCTGGCCGTGAGACCCGCGATTTGGCGAGCTTCGCCGCTGTTCGGTAACCTGGCATTCACCGACGCGGGGTGGAGCAGCTCGGTAGCTCGCTGGGCTCATAACCCAGAGGTCGCAGGTTCGAATCCTGTCCCCGCTACTAGCGGAAATGGCTCTCAGGCGCAAGCCTGGGGGCCATTTTCTATGGCTGTGGGAACACCCTTGGGAATATTTGCAAAGCTAACGATAGTGGAGCACCCATGTGGCCTGGTCCGTGGGAGCGCGACCATCGGGTTTTTCATTCTGGCGGCATACATCGTCCACTGGACCGTCAAGACATCCGGCGTCGCCGCTATTGGTCGCGCGAGCGATGCGTTGGTTGCTAACAGGCTTGCGCACGATGCCCCGCCTCGCGGTGAGTTGTTCCCCCGATCCTCGTCGTTAGAATCGCGAGGATGCGACCGTGTCAGTCGCGGGTCGATGTCGACAAACTGCAAGCCGTGGCCAGCCAATTGAGTCAGCCAAGCGCCGCCCCGGCGGCCTTAACCCCACCCTCGCCAGGCGCGCCGTTTCAGCCCACCACATCCGCGATGGGCACTGCCGGCTCCGCGACGAACTGCTCAACTCGTGGCGCTTCGACTCGAGGCTCGAAGCCTGGGTGATCATCGAAGATTGGCGCCACGACTACAACGCCAACAGGCCCCACACCGCCCACGGTGAACTCACACCAACCGAGTTCGCCCGACAATGGGCCACGGCCCACCCAACCCAAGCCGCATAGCGGCACCACCAAACGAGTCCCTCTCCCGTACGCCCGTCTGGATTACCCACTGACAGTGAAGATTTGAGATCGGCGGTGTGAGACAGGTGTGATCCGCGGCGACCTGGGATGATAGGCGCGGGGAAGGGTCGCGCGTGGGCGTCTCTAGTTGTTGGTCGAGGACCGATGAGGCGGCACGCTCCACACGCCATCCAGTTCGTGCCTACATTACTTCTGTTGGGTCGGCGATCCAGCTGACGCCGTATTGGGGCAGTTCCAATGTATCGCCATTGCCACGGCTATCGGGTGGTAGGGGTAGGACCGCGAAATGCCCTGGGATGCTGAGTGCTTCGCAGCCAGTTTCCCAGTTCGCACACCAGATTCCCAGTGCCACAGGCGCATAGAACCGCGACGTGGTGGTGGTATAGAAGTCGAATCGCGCTACCTTCTGCCTGGTTCCATCCGGTTCTGCCACAGCCGCGGATCGGGTGGTTTGGGCGTTGTACGACGAGGGCGACCACTGGCAGACCTCATAGCAACGACCAAATGACGAAAACGGTGCGATGTCGACCGCAAGCGGCACCTGAAGCTGTGGATCGGCGAAGAAGAGCGACTCCAGCGGCAAACGGCGATGCCCTACCCACTCCGCCACGCGGATCGATAGGGGCTTGAAGCGTGACCGGTATCCCACTGCACAAATGCAGACCACGTGATCCTGATCGGGATCGAATCGGTCACCCAGGTGTTTGATGACGCTGCTCTGGTCGGCGCCGGGGCCGATCCAACAAGTGGCTACCCCAATTCGGGTGGCGTCTAGCACCACCTTTTGGAGATTGCGGCCGACGTCGATGAGCGCTAGGCGGTCGTAGCTTCGCGGTGCTATCGCGACGAGGAACTCGTGCGCGCCGACCCCTGGCCATACCGTCAACGGAGCTGCGACGTACTCGAAACGAATCGGGCTGGTACCGATCAGACTGTCGTGCCTCGTGTACTTGCTAACCGCGGCCATCAATTCGGCGCGGTCGGTCACTGTGAGATCACGGCTCTGGAAGGAGTGGCAAGAGCGTCGCGAGCGGATCAGGTCAAAGGTGTCGAGGTCATCCATGCGGTTTGGCAGCCGCTCGCGGGGGCGTAATCCCCATTTCACGGTGATGACGTCGAAGGCCGCGATGGTCAGTAACAGCAGACCTATCGCTAGCGGCAGCCAGAACAGAAACACCGGCCAGGCTCCGACCAGCCATCCAACAGCGGCGACAACCAAGAACGCGACCGCGACGTTTGCTGTGACGAGGTACTGAAGCCAGCCCGTGAACTGCAGCCTGAGCTTCACACTCCACAACACCGAGCGCCGCGACTTCTCGGTCGGGTATGCGTCGTGTTCGCTTGGTTGCAGTTCTGGCTGAGTCATCGTCAACCTCCCATTCTGGTTCCGGAGAGCTAGCATCTAGCCTATCACCTAGTGCAAGTAGCTACTTGCATTAAGTGGTAGGCTAGGTGCTAGTTAATGCGGACACGAGGTCCGGAGGGGCATGCCCAGACAATTGCGCCAGTCATGTTGCACGGCCTGTGGACCCGCACCGCAGCCACAAAGCTCGTATCAGAACTTGACCCAAAAGCCCTTGTCGCCGCCTTCCTTAATGGCCATCACGCCAGCTGACGACACCGACACCCGGTGATCATCCGAGACGGGAAGTGATACGTCTCGGAATGTCTAGTAATGAGATCTGGCGCAGGATGTCAGCGACGGTGGCTCCTTGGCGAGGGGGCGGGGGGATGTGGCGTGCCGGGCCGGCGGCGGTTGGCTTCGAACACATTGGCGAACAGGCCTGCTGGCGTAGGCTGGATCCCTGCACACGGGGCTCGTTCCGCGAGAGAGGACAAGCCCGGCCTCACAGCCTGAGCACCCGCCCAGCGATGACCAGGTGTACCTCGTCGCAGACAGCTGCCACGCGTTGGTTGATGGTGCCGAGCAAATCCCGAAACAGCACGCCCGAACGATGAGCGGGTACCACACCGAAGCCGACCTCATTTGTCACCACGATCGCATCGGACAGCCCGGTCAGCGCCTCGCACAGCCTTTCGAGCTGACCGTCCACAGCGGCATAGACGTCAGCGGTGCCAGCATCCCACAATGCCTCGCGGTCCATCAGGGCCGTCAGCCAGGTGCCCAGGCAGTCCACCAGGACCGGACCCTGCCTCGCCGACAAAACCGCTGCGACGTCTGCGGTTTCAATCGTCAGCCAGGTCGATGGGCGACGGGCGCGATGCCGTGCGACGCGGGAATCCCAGTCGGGATCGCTGCCATCGGCGGGACGGCCCGCAGCGATGTACGCAACTTCGGTGGCGTCGGCCAACAGTGCTTCAGCGTGCGTGGACTTTCCGGAGCGGACGCCGCCGGTGACCAGTATCCGCATCGCGTCATCGTAAGCAGGGCGTTCTCGGGTACCGGCAACTGCCCGGGCGGCCGTTCGGCGACATCGACGAGCCCGGGCCCGGTCGGAACATCCGCGGCATTCCGGGTTTCGTTGCCGGGCAATCGATGAGGTCAACGCGGGTAGGATCTGCACCACCAGAGTCCGGCCATGTCACAGACGCTGAGGTCAGCGCCGAAGGAGAAATCCCATGCCCCATCAGAGCCAAGCAGAGCGCATGACATCGGGCAGAGGATTTGTTGCAGCGCTGGATCAGAGCGGCGGTTCCACCCCAAAGGCGCTGCGCCTGTACGGCATCGGGGATGGTGCCTACTCGTCTGAGAAGGAGATGTTCGACCTCATTCACCAGATGCGGTCGCGAATCGTCACCTCCCCGGCGTTCACCGGGGATCGGATCGTGGCGGCGATCCTCTTCGAGCAGACCATGGACCGCCACATCGATGGCAGACCGGCTACGGCATATTTGTGGGACACCAAGGGCGTGGTGCCGATCCTCAAGATCGACAAGGGCCTTGCCGAGGCATCCAACGAGGTGCAACTGATGAAGCCGATACCAGGCCTGGACGACCTGCTGCGGCGCGCGGTGAGCAACGGGGTCTTCGGAACCAAGGAGCGCTCGGTCATCGGTGGTGCCAACGCCGAGGGCATCGCAGCGGTGGTCGCCCAGCAATTCGAGGTGGCGCGTCAGGTGCTGTCGCACGACCTGGTGCCCATCCTCGAACCCGAGGTCAGCATTTCGATCTCCGACAAAGCGCAGGCCGAAGATATCTTGCGTGAGGAAATCACCACGCAGCTCGAGACTGTGCCGGAGGGCCAGCGGGTGATGCTCAAGCTGAGTCTGCCGACCAAGGCTAATCACTACCAGCCCCTGGTTGCCCATCCGAAGGTTATGCGGGTGCTGGCGCTCTCGGGAGGCTACTCCCGCGAACAGGCTGTCGAGCTGCTGGCCGAAAACACCGGGGTGATCGCCAGCTTCAGCCGAGCCCTGACCGAAGGGCTTGCGGTCGACCAGTCCGACGAGCAGTTCAACGCCACATTGGACAATGCCATCCAGTCGATCTTCGACGCCTCGGTCGCCGGATGACGGCTTGGCAGACCACCGACGAGATGCTGGATCCGTCGGCGGCAACGACCTTCATCGCGCCGCCGCCGGCATAGGATTGCCTGGTGTCGGTTGCGCTGCTTCGTGAGATGTTCGATCGGATGGTTGTCGCGAAGGATGCCGAGCTGATCGAGCACTACTACGACCCCGACTTGGTGATGTGTTCCAACGGGCTCAGCCAGACTTTCGGCGAATTCCGCGACGCGCACCGCGAGCTCTACGCCACGCCGATCGCTTACGCGGTCGAGTATGACGAGGACGCGTGGGTGGAGGCACCGGACAAGGTCGCTGGTCGGGTGTGGATCACGACATCTCGACCCGACGAGCAGCCGACTCGGATCGAGGTCGTGCTCATCGCGAGCTACCGTAACGGCCGAATACACCGGATCTGGGAGACGACCTGGCCAAGTTGGCGAGACATCGCCGCATTGGAAGATTACTGATCAGAATCGGTCTAATACTGCTTTCTCACAGCGAGTTTCGCGGCGAGCGAACCCTTTGATCTGCGTTAATGCTGGCGCGAGAGCGGGGACGTGGCTAACTGGACGGCCGCGGCTGCGGCGAACCACGTCGGCGTGTGGTGGCGTTATGGTTCTGTAATCCGCAGATTCGGCGAATCACCGTTATCAGTACTTCACTTCGGGCTAAACTCGGCAGTATCCGGAATGCGGCAGCGTAGCCGCGTCGAAGGGGGAGCGGCGATGAGTGCTCGAAGGCCCACTCGGGACAGTGAGCCAGGCCAATTGCCCCATGACTTGCCGCCGAGCCGCACCCTGACCGTCCGTGCGCCGGACGGCGTTCCGCTGCACACGCAAGTGTTTGGGCCACCCGACGGCTATCCGATTGTGCTGACACACGGGATTACCTGTGCCATCCGGGCCTGGGCCTACCAGATCGCCCACCTCGCCCATGATTTCCGGGTGATCGCCTTCGACCATCGCGGCCACGGGCTCAGCGGTGTTCCGCGGCGCGGCGGCTACAGCCTCAAGCACCTTGCGTCCGACCTGGATTCGGTGCTCGACGCAACGCTGGCCCCCCATGAGCGCGCCGTGGTGGCCGGACATTCTATGGGCGGAATCACCATCGCCGCGTGGTCGGCACGCCATCGCCACAAAGTTCACCGGCGCGCGGACGCCGTTGCGTTGATCAACACCACGACCGGGGACCTGGTGCGCAAAGTCAAGCTGTTGC
It includes:
- a CDS encoding fructose bisphosphate aldolase → MPHQSQAERMTSGRGFVAALDQSGGSTPKALRLYGIGDGAYSSEKEMFDLIHQMRSRIVTSPAFTGDRIVAAILFEQTMDRHIDGRPATAYLWDTKGVVPILKIDKGLAEASNEVQLMKPIPGLDDLLRRAVSNGVFGTKERSVIGGANAEGIAAVVAQQFEVARQVLSHDLVPILEPEVSISISDKAQAEDILREEITTQLETVPEGQRVMLKLSLPTKANHYQPLVAHPKVMRVLALSGGYSREQAVELLAENTGVIASFSRALTEGLAVDQSDEQFNATLDNAIQSIFDASVAG
- a CDS encoding nuclear transport factor 2 family protein, with translation MSVALLREMFDRMVVAKDAELIEHYYDPDLVMCSNGLSQTFGEFRDAHRELYATPIAYAVEYDEDAWVEAPDKVAGRVWITTSRPDEQPTRIEVVLIASYRNGRIHRIWETTWPSWRDIAALEDY
- a CDS encoding bifunctional adenosylcobinamide kinase/adenosylcobinamide-phosphate guanylyltransferase, translating into MRILVTGGVRSGKSTHAEALLADATEVAYIAAGRPADGSDPDWDSRVARHRARRPSTWLTIETADVAAVLSARQGPVLVDCLGTWLTALMDREALWDAGTADVYAAVDGQLERLCEALTGLSDAIVVTNEVGFGVVPAHRSGVLFRDLLGTINQRVAAVCDEVHLVIAGRVLRL
- a CDS encoding alpha/beta fold hydrolase, encoding MSARRPTRDSEPGQLPHDLPPSRTLTVRAPDGVPLHTQVFGPPDGYPIVLTHGITCAIRAWAYQIAHLAHDFRVIAFDHRGHGLSGVPRRGGYSLKHLASDLDSVLDATLAPHERAVVAGHSMGGITIAAWSARHRHKVHRRADAVALINTTTGDLVRKVKLLPVPRELSAVRVLAGRGLVNAFGGFPIPGAAHLPSRRMISMLAVGDDAHPSAVRLVWELFAQTSPAGRGGCARMLVDELGSRHLSLDGLTVPTLVIGGERDRLTPLSQSRRIADAAPNVVGLVELPGGHCSMLEQHHEVNRHLRALAEAVTRRDPVRRISS
- a CDS encoding TIGR03617 family F420-dependent LLM class oxidoreductase — translated: MIIPQPLGQMGDLARRTQTAGFSGLLFTEAGRTAYLNAAVASQAAPNLDLSTGVAVAFPRSPFVTAATAWELQEATGGRFRLGLGTQVRTHVVRRYGVAFDRPGPRLRDYVLAVKACFSAFRTGALDHHGEFYDLDFMTPQWSPGPIATPDPKVDIAAVNPWMLRMAGEVADGVHVHPIGEPGYLTRHVVPNVAAGAAKAGRSPADVAVIVPAMTITGDSDEERDREREVVRASLAFYGSTPNYAFIWDEAGFEGTTARIRERQKAGDFAGMAAQITDEHIAAFATESTWDGLADALSAKYGQIATRLVLYNALGDGERFERYGEVARRMQQR
- a CDS encoding nitroreductase family protein — encoded protein: MTQPELQPSEHDAYPTEKSRRSVLWSVKLRLQFTGWLQYLVTANVAVAFLVVAAVGWLVGAWPVFLFWLPLAIGLLLLTIAAFDVITVKWGLRPRERLPNRMDDLDTFDLIRSRRSCHSFQSRDLTVTDRAELMAAVSKYTRHDSLIGTSPIRFEYVAAPLTVWPGVGAHEFLVAIAPRSYDRLALIDVGRNLQKVVLDATRIGVATCWIGPGADQSSVIKHLGDRFDPDQDHVVCICAVGYRSRFKPLSIRVAEWVGHRRLPLESLFFADPQLQVPLAVDIAPFSSFGRCYEVCQWSPSSYNAQTTRSAAVAEPDGTRQKVARFDFYTTTTSRFYAPVALGIWCANWETGCEALSIPGHFAVLPLPPDSRGNGDTLELPQYGVSWIADPTEVM